The proteins below come from a single Elgaria multicarinata webbii isolate HBS135686 ecotype San Diego chromosome 11, rElgMul1.1.pri, whole genome shotgun sequence genomic window:
- the GRK1 gene encoding rhodopsin kinase GRK1, translating into MDIGGLETVVANSAYVSARGDAGPSSARDKKMRAKLKLPHITQCEHLKDSLDLDFNFICVRQPIGKRLFQQFLEETDEFKAACGLWKSIEDYNTSEEADRPQQAQKSINKYFDSASKEFCSFLEEKAIMRVKEDGKHGHGNLFKESEQHLLKYLEANAVGKYKESLYFFRFLQFKWLESQSVSDEWFMDFRVLGKGGFGEVCACQMKATGKMYANKRLNKKRLKKRQGYEGAIVEKRILAKVHSRFIVTLAYAFQTKTDLCLVMTLMNGGDLRYHVYNVDEKNPGFSESRAIFYTAQIICGLEHLHQNRIVYRDLKPENVLLDDAGHVRLSDLGLAVELDEGKDKTKGYAGTPGFMAPELLKGEEYDSSVDYFTLGVTLFEMIAAKGPFRSRGEKVENKEVTRRILNDPVTYPETFSAECKACCEGLMTKNPAARLGFKNNECSELKSQPFFQKMNWGRLEAGMVDPPFVPDPKVVYAKDISDVGAFSTVKGVLLDDTDKAFYDDFSTGNIPIPWQEEMVETGIFGELNIWGAKGSVPRDLDRNAPPDSASTKSGTCLLL; encoded by the exons ATGGACATCGGTGGCCTAGAGACAGTGGTGGCCAACTCGGCCTACGTGTCAGCCCGTGGAGATGCCGGCCCCTCCTCAGCGCGGGACAAGAAGATGCGGGCAAAGCTGAAACTGCCCCACATCACCCAGTGTGAGCACCTCAAGGACTCCTTGGACCTGGACTTCAACTTCATCTGCGTGAGGCAACCCATCGGAAAGAGGCTTTTCCAgcagttcctggaggagacggaCGAGTTCAAGGCGGCGTGCGGATTGTGGAAGAGCATAGAGGACTACAACACGTCGGAGGAGGCCGACCGACCCCAGCAGGCCCAGAAAAGCATCAACAAGTACTTTGACTCGGCCTCCAAGGAGTTCTGCTCCTTCCTTGAGGAGAAGGCCATCATGAGAGTGAAGGAAGATGGCAAACACGGTCACGGGAACCTCTTCAAGGAATCTgagcagcacctgctgaagtacCTGGAAGCCAACGCCGTCGGCAAGTACAAAGAGAGCCTCTATTTCTTCCGCTTCCTCCAGTTCAAGTGGCTGGAGTCGCAGAGCGTATCGGACGAGTGGTTCATGGACTTCCGAGTGCTGGGGAAAGGGGGCTTCGGGGAGGTGTGTGCCTGTCAGATGAAGGCCACGGGCAAGATGTACGCCAACAAACGCCTCAACAAGAAGCGGCTCAAAAAACGCCAGGGCTATGAG GGGGCAATAGTGGAGAAGCGGATCCTCGCCAAAGTCCACAGTCGCTTCATCGTCACCTTGGCGTACGCCTTCCAAACCAAGACAGACCTCTGCCTCGTCATGACGCTGATGAACGGAGGAGACCTCAG gtACCACGTCTACAACGTCGACGAGAAGAACCCCGGGTTCTCGGAATCCAGGGCCATTTTCTACACAGCTCAGATCATCTGTGGTCTGGAGCATCTTCACCAAAACCGCATCGTCTACCGAGACCTCAAACCAGAGAACGTCCTACTGGACGACGCAG GGCACGTTCGGCTTTCGGATCTAGGCTTGGCAGTGGAACTGGATGAAGGAAAAGACAAGACCAAAGGCTACGCGGGTACCCCAg GATTTATGGCTCCAGAGCTTCTCAAAGGGGAGGAATATGACTCAAGCGTCGATTATTTTACACTGGGAGTAACGCTATTCGAGATGATCGCAGCGAAAGGACCGTTCCGTAGTCGTGGGGAGAAG GTGGAGAACAAGGAGGTGACGCGCCGTATCCTGAACGATCCTGTGACCTACCCGGAGACATTCAGTGCTGAGTGCAAGGCCTGCTGCGAGGGGCTAATGACCAAAAACCCGGCCGCACGCCTCGGGTTCAAGAATAACGAGTGCAGCGAACTGAAGAGCCAGCCGTTCTTCCAGAAAATGAATTGGGGACGGCTAGAAGCAG gGATGGTCGACCCCCCTTTCGTGCCCGACCCCAAAGTGGTGTACGCCAAGGACATCAGCGACGTGGGTGCCTTCTCCACGGTGAAAGGCGTCTTGCTTGATGACACCGACAAAGCATTCTATGACGACTTCTCAACGGGCAACATCCCCATCCCTTGGCAAGAGGAGATGGTTGAGACGGGGATCTTTGGCGAGCTCAACATCTGGGGCGCCAAGGGGTCCGTCCCGCGAGACCTGGACCGCAACGCTCCCCCCGATTCCGCCTCCACCAAATCTGGGACTTGCCTTTTGCTCTGA